The region aggaagaagaaaagaagaagaaaagaagaagaagaagaagaagaagaagaagaagaagaagatcacATCGTTACGGTGAGTCCTAGTCTCAGAGTTTAGTCTCAGTTTATTTCTGAGCTCAGTGTTCAACTccgttagcatgttagcatgttagcatgttagcacagAGCTTTTATCTCTCTCAGTGAGTATTGATCGATTTTTTCTGATCAGTAACACACCGACGGTCAGTGACAATCGATAGATAGCTCGACAGTGGTGTAAAATCGATCAGAGTCCGTTTTAACTCGAGTTTATTTAGATCCTTCTGATGTTTAACCTGAGAGACGTCACGGCCGCCGTGTTGGAGTCAGACTGACGTCACAGTCAGTGGGCGGAGCTAGCCTTACCTGCACGCTCACCATCAGCAGCTgctctgtgtttattatttgaTGTTAAGGGGAGCCACGTGATCAGAGATCAAactttataattataaatattataaacacAGTATCTGATCAGAGATCAATAAAGATATATATGTGTAAGGGATACTTATATTTATCAATAATGaccagctagctgtacattatcccgcatattacacagctacttactaaagtacttttactgtaatattttatgtacatttagctgataatacaaCAGATCTTTTACATGAATACTGTGCATGTAGCTGATAATActactgtacttttactttaatactTAATGTATAttaagctgataatacttcagtacttttactttaatactttatgtacatttaaaaagaagaaatcaataatttgacacaaagtgacctccagagtccgacatcagatctgcgtccatagcaacgttCTGCTATAAAGAattaacagaccgtagaacgccgcgattaaccaatcagaatcgagtattcagtATTCCATTTATACATAGAGGcctatgtaaacaaagaacgtatattgataagaagagAAAGTCAATACTTCGTTCCATgtcaacatcagcgcccagcagcagagctacgcttccaccatttcGGACTGTAAGCGACTACCGTACGCAAGTAagacgtccgcctacaaagagccatacaaaagtaaaactagattatttctattttattgtcatattctactgaaatgacctgtgttgaacaataaaatattataaatataatgagtgttttcagtccaaaatggcggcagcggcttttgtcaaaaaaacacaccagtgTTTCATCTTTTTGCTTCTAGACTGTTTGAGGTAAATATAGTCACACTGTCCTCTGTTCTCTCTGACAGgtggaaagacagacagacagatagacagacagacatgtctCTGCTGACGGATGATCTGCCTGAAGACGCCCCGTGCCCAACAGGAAGTACCAAGATGCAAGACAGTGGGGGGATGAAGACGAGACAGGGCGAGGGTGAAGACGAGGTGGTGAGGTCTGCCATGACGGAGGCCAGCACGCTGCAGTGGCccggagacagacagacaggtggacagacaggtaAAGGTGACAGGATGAGTGTGAGGTCAGACGTTTCGCTACGAGAGGCGGCGAGCTGGACGGAGAGTGAGCGAGGGCTGATggcggagggagagaggagggaaggaggggagggcgaggagggggcggggctaaacACACACCTGGAGGAGGAGCCTGTAGGGAACCGCCTGCCGGAGAAAGCAGCTCAGGTGTTCAGTCCTGCAGTCACCGTTCTTCACGCCCCCTCCTCACCCAGAGAGAGtgaggcattctgggaaatggaGTCAGAGAAGAGCCCCTTCCTGGGTCCCCGAGGAGTCCCACAGGACTACAACCAACATGGATACCAGTGGCCTGAGGACACGCCCCCTGCCACATGTAAATATACCTGTCgccttcttctctgtctctgacctgtctgtctctcaggtgGGCGGggctctaacctgtctgtctctcaggtgGGCGGGGCTCTAATCTGTCTGTCTCATACGGGCGGGGCTctaatctgtctgtctctcggGTGGGTGGggctctaacctgtctgtctgtcacgtGGGCGGggctctaacctgtctgtctctcatacAGGCGGGGCTctaatctgtctgtctctcaggtgGGCGGGGCTCttacctgtctgtttctctagtGGGCAGGGCTCtgacttgtctgtctgtcaggtgGGCGGGGTTTTGACTTGTCTGTCTCTTAGGTGGGCGGGGctcttacctgtctgtctgtcacgtGGGCAGggctctaacctgtctgtctgtcatgtGCGCGGGGCTCTAACCAGTCTGTTTCTCCAGTGGGCGGGGTTCtgacttgtctgtctgtcaggtgGGCGGGGTTTTGACTTGTCTGTCTCTTAGGTGGGCGGGGCTCTGACTTGTTTGTCTCTCAGGTGGGCGGGgctctgacctgtctgtctctcacctgtctgtctctcagatgGGCGGGGCTGTCCCAACAGGGACGTCCTGAAGGTGGGCGTGTCCCTGATGACGTCAGCGCTCTTCTTCCCCCTCCTGGTGTGGGGGGGGTTTGTCTTCCTTCCGTTTGACGCCCCTCTGCTGGACGGCGCCGCCCTCAGACTCGTCTACACGCTGCGCTGCTCCGTGTTTGCCGCCGCCCCCATCATCCTCGGTGAGTACGACACCAACGAAGAAGATGCAGCAGCATCTAACGTCAATTGTTTCCATGGCTACGATGTCCCATCTGTCTGtcccacctgtctgtctcacctgtgtgtctctcacctgtctgtgtctcaggTTGGTTGGTCCTGGGCGTCAGTCGTCTCAGGTCAGGTGCGATTCGCCCTCTGTTTGATGACGAGGTGAAGGAGGTGGAGCATCACGAGGTCACCGTCCATCGACGCTTCGTCTCGGACTCCGCTTCCCTGTTCCTGATCTACTTCCTGCAGCTGGTCGTCATGGCAATGTACCTGAGCCAGGAGCAGCTGAAGCTTGTCCCTCTGTTGACCGTTGTCTTCGCCCTCGGACGGTGAGATTCAAATAAAACGTTTAATTaaaggtgtgtttgttttgtttctccgGGGATGGTTTACACTTTTAATTAAAGGTGCGTTGGTTTTACATCTCAGGCCCGGTTTGcgcttttaattaaaaatgcctTTGTTTTACGTCTCCAGGCTGGTTAACACTTTTAATCAAAGGTGCGTTGGTTTTACGTCTCTGGGCCAGTTTACACTTTTAATTAAAGGTGCGTTTTTTGTGTCACCAAGACGgtgtacatttttaatgaaaggtcccatattgtaaaaagtgagattttcaggtcgttaacattataaagcaggtttaagggctacataaatactgttaaactatcaaaacgctcaatatatggagaaacacccacagcccatattcagaaattgtgcatttgaaacaagctgttaggatttctgtccatttgtgatgtcacaaatatacaatatttagaccactacacagttttaaatgtaaacattctaaatgtgtcccagtttatttcctgttgcagtgtatgtaaataacatcagctgacaggaagtaaacatcgacccaaactgttgcctagcaacgcagtttggttgcaattccattgaaatacactaaaacagagcgtttcagacagagggtgaatacaggtatattcatgcagacagtatgaggaaaataaaggaaaatttcagcatataaacatgttctagtagaaacacaaaatacaagtatgaacctgaaaatgagcacgataagGGTgcgtttgttttatgtctccgGTCCAGTTTACGTTTTTAATTAAAGGTgcgtttgttttatgtctccaGGCTGGTTTACTGGGTGGCTGCAGCTTTCGACAGCAGCATTCGTGGTTTTGGTTTCGGCCTCTCCTTCCTACCGAGTCTAGCCATGATGGTCGCCAACTTCTACTTCATCTTCACGGTGGATGCGGCTGGGTCCGTCTTCAGCCTCCCATCTCCTCCTGAGGAGATGTTGACTCCACCCGCTGGCAAACAGAGGTTCTGGGGATGAGAGCTGATCAGTAATCAATAACCTTCCTGTTGGGCTTAAATATTTAACTGatcaactttgttttttaaaacttaattttttataaactgaaactttaaaacaaaaaaagctaaataacataaaaaacgTTTCTGTGTTTATAAAGTTTTATTCTTTGGACCACCTGGTTATTGTATAACCCCGCCCACTCCATCATgtttgtttcattcattttttatttacattttcagtagaaacagttttttttggtcttttttttaagCTGTTCGTCAAAATATTTAGCTGTTGAACTACTTCCAGTTtacttcatgtttacttcctgttcagtctgtgtttgtgttctatTTCTGGtccatttttcaacattttattttgtaaaatatgtttaatgatcattaaatatttgatactctttaaaaaaactttatcACTCAGTTTCATAATTCACAATAAAATTCATCGACCTCACTTCTTGTTCTGATAGTTATGATTACACTGATCAGTCTGTATTGATTACTGATCAGTGAGTTCTTCAGTCACATGAAGCTGCTGTTGTTGATCCGGTTGAACCGGTCAGACTGACAGTCGACACCA is a window of Sebastes umbrosus isolate fSebUmb1 chromosome 11, fSebUmb1.pri, whole genome shotgun sequence DNA encoding:
- the LOC119496872 gene encoding transmembrane protein 79-like; protein product: MSLLTDDLPEDAPCPTGSTKMQDSGGMKTRQGEGEDEVVRSAMTEASTLQWPGDRQTGGQTGKGDRMSVRSDVSLREAASWTESERGLMAEGERREGGEGEEGAGLNTHLEEEPVGNRLPEKAAQVFSPAVTVLHAPSSPRESEAFWEMESEKSPFLGPRGVPQDYNQHGYQWPEDTPPATYGRGCPNRDVLKVGVSLMTSALFFPLLVWGGFVFLPFDAPLLDGAALRLVYTLRCSVFAAAPIILGWLVLGVSRLRSGAIRPLFDDEVKEVEHHEVTVHRRFVSDSASLFLIYFLQLVVMAMYLSQEQLKLVPLLTVVFALGRLVYWVAAAFDSSIRGFGFGLSFLPSLAMMVANFYFIFTVDAAGSVFSLPSPPEEMLTPPAGKQRFWG